In Amycolatopsis methanolica 239, a single genomic region encodes these proteins:
- a CDS encoding MarR family winged helix-turn-helix transcriptional regulator: MAARSEESYFPRLAAERLDIALCRASASVARAAEKAAGEQGLGVGQHLVLKMLAAVGPCSQQVLSEELRIDRSVMVGIADDLEKAGQVRRERDPRDRRAYAVTITAAGRQALAKAEAATPGFLDRTFAALSAGERDQLAALLGKLLAAD, from the coding sequence ATGGCGGCCAGATCAGAGGAGTCCTACTTCCCGCGGCTCGCGGCGGAACGGCTCGACATCGCGCTGTGCCGCGCGTCGGCGTCGGTGGCACGGGCGGCGGAGAAGGCCGCGGGCGAGCAGGGACTGGGGGTCGGGCAGCACCTGGTGCTGAAGATGCTCGCGGCGGTGGGGCCGTGTTCGCAGCAGGTGCTGAGCGAGGAACTGCGGATCGACCGCAGCGTGATGGTCGGCATCGCCGACGACCTGGAGAAGGCCGGCCAGGTCCGGCGGGAGCGGGATCCACGGGACCGGCGGGCGTACGCGGTGACGATCACCGCCGCCGGGCGGCAGGCGCTGGCGAAAGCCGAGGCGGCGACGCCCGGGTTCCTGGACCGGACGTTCGCGGCGCTGTCCGCGGGGGAACGCGATCAGCTGGCGGCGCTGCTCGGGAAGCTGCTGGCCGCGGACTGA